A single window of Acetohalobium arabaticum DSM 5501 DNA harbors:
- a CDS encoding glycosyltransferase family 4 protein — protein MKIGIDTRSLLLPITGIGRYTQQIIKHLHKVKKSTDEIIYFWGAGYEETDYMIDDIGKSEHTHNLGLRGTQTLWEQFILPRRISKHNLDVFHSPRNYNLPFLSFNREVSLIVTMHDTLPFLFPEQYPYSRLVKWRWHLATRKADKIITVSKNSKKDLLKTFKNLKDDDIIVNYCGLDEKFFFNNIDRERLDEVKNKYDLNKPYILTTGGTEPIKNSKMLFEVMKYLTDMNVELAIVGAKWPGEEIPKGKPDNVKFTGYVEEKDFPVLMNGAEIFVFPSLYEGFGLPPLEAMGAGTMVIASNKASVPEVIGDAGILLEPKDIDGWVEAIKSALADEKKKKKYVNKGLERVNKFSWTKTAEELYSIYEKEVWKKNNK, from the coding sequence ATGAAAATTGGTATTGACACTCGTTCGTTATTACTACCTATAACAGGAATTGGCCGGTATACTCAACAGATAATAAAACATTTGCATAAAGTTAAAAAATCAACAGATGAAATAATTTATTTTTGGGGAGCAGGTTATGAAGAAACTGATTATATGATAGATGATATCGGAAAATCAGAACATACTCATAATTTAGGTTTGAGAGGAACACAAACTCTTTGGGAACAATTTATACTTCCTAGAAGGATTAGCAAACATAATCTTGATGTTTTTCATAGTCCTAGAAATTATAATTTACCATTTTTAAGTTTTAATAGGGAGGTTTCTTTAATAGTTACTATGCATGATACATTGCCCTTTCTATTTCCAGAGCAATATCCGTATAGTAGATTAGTTAAGTGGCGTTGGCATCTAGCTACTAGAAAAGCAGATAAAATTATTACTGTTTCTAAAAACTCTAAAAAAGATTTATTGAAAACATTTAAAAATTTAAAAGATGATGATATCATTGTTAATTATTGTGGTTTAGATGAAAAGTTTTTCTTTAATAATATTGATAGAGAAAGATTGGATGAAGTTAAAAACAAATATGATTTAAACAAACCATATATTTTAACTACAGGAGGAACTGAACCTATAAAAAATAGTAAAATGTTGTTTGAAGTTATGAAATATTTAACCGACATGAATGTAGAATTAGCTATAGTTGGAGCTAAATGGCCTGGGGAAGAAATTCCTAAAGGTAAACCTGATAATGTTAAATTTACTGGTTATGTAGAGGAAAAAGATTTTCCTGTACTAATGAATGGAGCTGAAATTTTTGTTTTTCCTTCTCTTTATGAAGGTTTTGGTCTACCTCCTCTTGAAGCAATGGGAGCAGGGACTATGGTAATAGCTAGTAATAAAGCTTCAGTGCCTGAAGTGATAGGAGATGCAGGCATTTTACTTGAGCCTAAAGATATTGATGGTTGGGTGGAAGCAATTAAATCAGCTTTAGCAGACGAAAAAAAGAAAAAGAAGTATGTAAATAAAGGATTAGAACGAGTGAATAAATTTTCCTGGACTAAAACGGCTGAGGAGCTTTATTCGATATATGAAAAAGAAGTATGGAAGAAAAATAATAAGTGA
- a CDS encoding polysaccharide biosynthesis C-terminal domain-containing protein: MAVNKIEKDKDKSEHFSTLLYHVLRYGIGGLTRAGASLGFTAIFTRIFLPAKFGYYNLVRSIVLFVTLMLTEWMKQAINRYLPSLEDLNEKRIAKNTIVLYILLFTIFLLILNIIILFIKPYFGIWFNKLCFATVSLIWGLSIYKVCLQVLSAEIKSNYHTLIKTLRSMGRLFLPLILVFLISKKVEYLVWGEAIGTFLIIPFMWKLADLELSITYIIKHIKIIKTNIIKYFKYGSPMIGWFLAYILLAIGDRYIIQIFRGAKEVGIYSANYSLIAGGTELVAAPFLLIAHPYLVKMWNQKSKEEVQQLISDTTNWFIYMASVLIIALMFLSKPITNILLGVKYRVGYWVIPIAGTGLLIWHLSMYGHKPLEFEEDTKRMMLGGLGVAALNVMLNIILVPHFGYMAAAYTTLISYLSYAVLIYFSVKKYMDWIIPFRQVFRKIIWVLVGGLIATVFLREFKNLGFFSKHIIAIFIYGVIAVIVPLRQEGINLKQVLNKFKEAL; encoded by the coding sequence GTGGCAGTTAATAAAATAGAAAAGGACAAAGATAAGTCTGAGCATTTTAGTACTTTATTATACCATGTTTTACGTTATGGAATAGGAGGATTAACTAGAGCTGGAGCTTCATTAGGATTTACTGCTATTTTCACGAGAATATTTTTACCTGCTAAGTTTGGATATTATAATTTAGTTCGTAGTATTGTACTTTTCGTGACCCTAATGTTGACTGAATGGATGAAGCAGGCTATTAACCGTTATTTGCCTTCACTTGAGGACCTTAATGAGAAGAGAATAGCTAAGAATACAATTGTATTATATATATTATTATTTACTATTTTTCTTTTAATTTTAAATATTATTATTTTATTTATTAAACCTTATTTCGGCATATGGTTTAATAAATTGTGTTTTGCTACTGTATCTTTGATATGGGGGTTAAGTATTTATAAGGTTTGTTTACAAGTGCTTTCGGCAGAAATAAAATCAAACTACCACACTTTGATTAAGACACTTAGGTCGATGGGAAGATTATTCTTGCCTTTAATATTAGTTTTTTTAATTTCAAAGAAAGTTGAATACTTGGTTTGGGGAGAAGCTATTGGAACTTTTTTAATAATACCATTTATGTGGAAATTGGCTGATTTAGAATTATCTATAACTTATATAATTAAGCATATTAAAATAATTAAAACGAATATTATAAAGTATTTTAAATATGGTTCTCCAATGATAGGGTGGTTTTTAGCTTATATTTTATTAGCCATTGGTGATAGATATATTATTCAGATTTTTCGAGGTGCAAAAGAAGTTGGGATTTATTCAGCAAATTATTCTCTTATTGCAGGGGGAACAGAACTTGTAGCCGCTCCATTTTTATTAATTGCCCATCCTTATCTTGTGAAAATGTGGAATCAAAAATCGAAAGAAGAAGTTCAACAACTTATAAGTGATACTACTAATTGGTTTATTTATATGGCGTCTGTTTTAATTATAGCATTAATGTTTTTAAGTAAACCAATAACAAATATATTATTGGGAGTAAAATATAGAGTTGGCTATTGGGTAATACCTATTGCAGGAACTGGTTTGCTAATATGGCACCTTTCAATGTATGGACATAAACCATTAGAGTTTGAAGAAGATACTAAAAGAATGATGTTGGGAGGATTAGGTGTTGCAGCATTAAATGTCATGTTAAATATTATTCTTGTTCCTCACTTTGGTTACATGGCAGCCGCTTATACAACTTTGATATCTTATTTAAGTTATGCCGTTTTAATTTATTTCAGTGTAAAAAAATATATGGACTGGATTATTCCATTTAGACAAGTTTTCAGGAAGATTATTTGGGTTTTGGTAGGAGGGTTAATAGCTACAGTCTTTTTACGTGAGTTTAAAAATTTAGGTTTTTTTAGCAAACATATTATAGCGATATTTATTTACGGTGTTATAGCTGTTATCGTACCATTGAGGCAAGAAGGAATTAATTTGAAACAAGTTTTAAATAAATTCAAGGAGGCTTTATAA
- the galE gene encoding UDP-glucose 4-epimerase GalE, with the protein MEKTILVVGGAGYIGSHQVKMLAKRGYEVVVYDNLSTGYRDLVTVDNFEKGDLADKDRLKEVFSRYDIDAVMHFAAFIQVGESVKNPAKYYKNNVVNVINLLDVMLEYDVKYFIFSSTAAVYGEPEEIPIKEGQAKKPISPYGKSKLMVEQILEDYDRAYNLRYTCFRYFNASGADESGRIGEKHDPETHLIPLVLQTALGERDEIYIFGTDYDTRDNTCIRDFIHVNDLADAHIRGLERLFEGDNSEVFNLGSGDGYSVREIIDKAKEITQVNFKVVEDDRREGDPAVLIADSSKATQMLAWEPKYNLEDIIRTAWNWHKSEKI; encoded by the coding sequence GTGGAAAAGACTATTTTAGTGGTAGGTGGAGCAGGATACATCGGTTCTCATCAAGTAAAGATGCTAGCTAAAAGAGGTTATGAGGTAGTTGTTTATGATAATTTATCTACAGGATATAGAGATTTAGTGACAGTAGATAATTTTGAAAAAGGAGACTTGGCTGATAAGGATAGATTAAAGGAAGTTTTTTCTAGATATGACATAGATGCAGTAATGCATTTTGCTGCTTTTATTCAGGTAGGAGAATCAGTTAAAAATCCGGCTAAGTATTATAAGAATAATGTAGTTAATGTGATTAACTTATTAGATGTAATGTTGGAGTATGATGTTAAATATTTTATCTTTTCTTCGACAGCAGCAGTATATGGAGAACCGGAAGAAATACCTATTAAAGAAGGACAAGCTAAGAAGCCGATTAGTCCTTACGGTAAATCTAAGTTAATGGTAGAGCAAATATTAGAGGATTATGATAGAGCCTATAATTTAAGATATACCTGTTTTAGATATTTTAATGCTTCGGGAGCAGATGAGAGTGGAAGGATTGGAGAGAAGCATGACCCAGAAACTCATTTAATTCCTCTTGTATTACAGACCGCCTTAGGAGAAAGAGATGAAATTTATATCTTTGGTACAGATTATGACACTAGAGATAATACCTGTATCCGAGATTTTATTCATGTCAATGATTTGGCTGATGCTCATATTAGAGGATTAGAGAGGCTGTTTGAAGGGGATAATTCAGAAGTGTTTAATTTAGGCTCGGGAGACGGTTATTCAGTTAGAGAAATTATAGATAAAGCTAAAGAAATTACTCAAGTTAATTTTAAAGTTGTGGAAGATGACCGACGCGAAGGAGATCCCGCTGTACTTATTGCTGATAGTTCTAAGGCTACGCAAATGTTAGCTTGGGAGCCTAAGTACAACTTAGAAGATATAATAAGAACTGCCTGGAATTGGCATAAATCTGAAAAGATTTAG
- a CDS encoding sugar transferase: METSATKNDDIESIQGDANELHKVESNYIYNAVSRGLDIVLASVGMILLAPVFIIVAYKIKKNDGGNIFFKHTRIGKDTEEFKMYKFRTMVPNAEEKLQEVLENDEELRKEFYENFKLKDDPRITEIGDFLRKTSLDELPQLINIIKGDMSLVGPRPVVDDELEMHYKGTGDIVFSVKPGLTGMWQVNGRSDVEDYEERIALDLKYVKERSLLLDMKIILKTIKSVIKREGAY; encoded by the coding sequence ATGGAGACATCAGCAACTAAAAATGATGATATAGAAAGTATACAGGGTGATGCTAATGAATTACATAAAGTTGAGTCTAATTATATTTATAATGCTGTGAGTAGGGGATTAGATATTGTATTAGCATCAGTTGGAATGATTTTATTAGCTCCTGTATTTATAATAGTGGCTTATAAAATTAAAAAGAATGATGGAGGAAATATATTTTTTAAACATACACGGATTGGAAAAGATACAGAAGAGTTTAAGATGTATAAATTTAGAACTATGGTGCCTAATGCAGAAGAAAAATTACAAGAGGTTCTAGAAAATGATGAAGAGTTAAGAAAAGAATTTTATGAAAACTTCAAATTAAAGGATGATCCGCGGATAACTGAAATTGGTGATTTTTTAAGAAAGACAAGTCTTGATGAATTGCCGCAGTTGATTAATATAATCAAAGGAGATATGAGTTTAGTTGGTCCTCGGCCAGTTGTAGATGATGAATTAGAGATGCATTATAAAGGAACAGGAGATATTGTATTTTCTGTTAAGCCTGGTTTAACAGGGATGTGGCAGGTGAATGGGAGAAGTGATGTTGAAGATTATGAAGAAAGAATAGCACTGGATTTGAAGTATGTAAAAGAAAGATCACTGCTATTAGATATGAAAATAATATTAAAGACTATAAAATCTGTGATTAAAAGAGAAGGAGCATATTAA
- a CDS encoding UDP-glucose dehydrogenase family protein, with amino-acid sequence MKVKLSVFGTGYVGLVSGACFAELGHEVICVDIDEEKIEGLRNGVMPIYEDGLKEIVDRNYANGNLKFTTLPAEGVTESDIIFIAVGTPSDNEGGADLSAVEAVVESIAENINDYKIVVDKSTVPVGTGDWVEEMIEEQKEADYEFDVVSCPEFLREGTAVDDTMNPDRVVIGTESEKAAEVMDELHQDFEAPILHTDRYSAEIIKYAANAFLATKISFINEIANICERTGGNVQEVAKGIGSDHRISDKFLRAGVGFGGACFPKDTKAIVSTAAEHGYDFKIVDSTVEVNEAQKKTLVNKLRQEMSDLEDKKIAVLGLSFKPNTDDMREAPSRTVVKQLLDDGAEVKAYDPVAMEEAEKIFGDSIEYSEDAYDAIDDTEAVILVTEWDEFQNLDLDRVKELLNNSLFIDGRNCYEPEKMKEQGFTYYSVGRKAINVK; translated from the coding sequence ATTAAAGTGAAATTATCTGTATTTGGTACAGGCTATGTAGGATTAGTTTCCGGAGCATGTTTTGCTGAGCTAGGACATGAAGTTATCTGTGTGGATATTGATGAAGAAAAGATCGAAGGACTGCGCAATGGTGTGATGCCGATTTATGAAGATGGATTAAAGGAGATTGTGGATCGAAATTATGCTAACGGTAATCTGAAGTTTACAACTTTGCCGGCGGAAGGAGTAACGGAGAGTGACATCATCTTTATTGCCGTAGGAACTCCTTCGGATAATGAGGGAGGGGCTGATCTTTCGGCGGTCGAAGCTGTAGTCGAAAGTATTGCTGAAAATATCAATGATTATAAGATTGTAGTAGATAAGAGTACGGTACCGGTCGGAACCGGGGACTGGGTGGAAGAGATGATTGAGGAGCAGAAGGAAGCCGATTATGAGTTTGATGTTGTTTCCTGTCCGGAATTCTTGCGGGAAGGAACAGCAGTTGACGATACGATGAATCCGGACCGAGTGGTGATTGGAACTGAGAGTGAAAAAGCCGCTGAGGTAATGGATGAATTACATCAGGACTTTGAAGCGCCGATTCTCCATACAGACCGCTATAGTGCCGAGATAATTAAGTACGCGGCTAATGCTTTCTTAGCTACGAAGATCAGCTTCATTAATGAAATAGCCAATATCTGTGAACGGACCGGCGGTAATGTACAGGAAGTAGCTAAAGGTATCGGTTCGGATCACAGGATCAGCGATAAGTTTCTGCGGGCCGGCGTCGGTTTCGGCGGAGCCTGTTTCCCTAAGGATACCAAAGCAATTGTTTCTACAGCTGCTGAACACGGCTATGACTTCAAGATTGTTGATTCGACAGTCGAAGTTAATGAAGCCCAGAAGAAGACGTTGGTAAATAAGTTAAGACAGGAGATGTCTGATCTAGAAGATAAGAAGATTGCTGTCCTGGGACTATCCTTCAAGCCGAATACTGATGATATGAGAGAGGCTCCGTCCCGGACTGTTGTAAAGCAGCTTTTAGATGATGGAGCTGAAGTTAAGGCCTATGATCCGGTAGCTATGGAGGAAGCGGAGAAGATCTTCGGCGACAGTATTGAGTACTCTGAAGATGCATATGATGCAATTGATGATACAGAGGCAGTGATCTTAGTTACTGAATGGGATGAGTTCCAGAATCTTGATTTGGATAGAGTAAAGGAACTGCTTAATAATTCTCTCTTTATCGATGGACGGAACTGTTATGAGCCCGAAAAGATGAAGGAACAAGGCTTTACCTATTACAGTGTAGGAAGAAAAGCAATTAATGTGAAATAA
- a CDS encoding glycosyltransferase, producing MSKRLLFMNTGTGWGGVEKWHYKTASALQKREYDIFILGIKDEMFYNKCKDAGLKVDSIDHIGDVTFVNPFRLYWLVRYLKKNMIDAIFLCQSSHFKYGSLAAKLAGVETIVYRRALAKPIKNKFYNRWLLKYCVTDFMSISKVTRDKNLKNIPTDYLSKEKLKLIYKGVKKDKFIDPEITSDLREEFNIKDDELIIGNVGRLCRQKAQQYLIEALPQVLKEFEKFKVLLVGSGKKGEVFKDRVKELGLEDKVIFTGFREDIPSILKQLDFMVHTAIYEGGAPWVILEAMMAGVPIVTTEATTISEFVIDGENGYLAENKNSTDIAEKILKMIKHPEREKLGQQGAEIAKKKFSFQKMIDEIEEKILNN from the coding sequence ATGTCTAAAAGATTATTATTTATGAATACTGGTACTGGATGGGGAGGGGTAGAAAAATGGCATTATAAGACGGCTTCAGCTTTACAGAAGAGAGAATATGATATTTTTATACTAGGTATTAAAGATGAAATGTTTTATAATAAGTGTAAAGATGCTGGTCTTAAAGTTGATAGTATAGATCATATTGGAGATGTTACTTTTGTTAATCCTTTCAGGTTATATTGGTTGGTAAGGTATCTTAAGAAGAATATGATAGATGCTATCTTTCTTTGTCAATCTTCCCACTTTAAATATGGTTCCCTAGCAGCTAAGTTAGCAGGTGTAGAAACTATTGTTTATCGTAGGGCTTTGGCTAAACCAATTAAGAATAAGTTCTATAATCGCTGGTTATTAAAGTATTGTGTTACTGATTTTATGTCTATTTCTAAAGTTACTAGAGATAAAAACTTAAAGAATATACCGACTGATTATTTATCAAAAGAAAAGCTAAAGTTAATCTATAAAGGAGTAAAGAAAGATAAGTTTATTGATCCGGAAATAACTTCTGATCTTAGAGAGGAATTTAACATTAAGGATGATGAGTTGATAATTGGTAATGTCGGGAGGTTATGCAGGCAAAAAGCACAACAGTATTTAATTGAAGCGCTTCCCCAGGTTCTAAAGGAGTTTGAGAAGTTTAAAGTATTGTTAGTAGGTAGCGGGAAAAAAGGAGAGGTATTTAAAGATAGAGTAAAAGAACTAGGGTTAGAAGATAAAGTTATTTTTACTGGTTTTAGAGAGGATATACCTTCAATTCTAAAACAATTAGATTTTATGGTTCATACTGCTATCTATGAAGGAGGAGCTCCCTGGGTAATATTGGAAGCAATGATGGCAGGAGTGCCGATAGTAACAACCGAGGCTACTACAATTTCTGAATTTGTAATTGATGGAGAGAATGGTTATCTAGCTGAAAATAAGAATTCTACTGATATAGCAGAGAAAATATTAAAGATGATTAAGCATCCAGAGCGTGAGAAATTAGGTCAGCAAGGAGCTGAAATTGCTAAGAAGAAGTTTTCTTTTCAAAAGATGATTGATGAGATTGAAGAGAAGATACTAAATAATTAG
- a CDS encoding sulfotransferase domain-containing protein — translation MSRKEALKSNWKYKMDKIGMRLRLLGQQDWGPIDKFFIVSTGRTGTHFFAKFLNEFSSVYAIHEPHPTFLRLAISYACGEITDLKAVKKVERCRRALCREVKRKDADIYVESNNRLFSLLPVLREVFEDIKVIHIVRDGRDYVRSGMSRNWYTKEDDGSRLRAVYFEDDKYQDKWDEMTRFEKVCWEWQKKDSFIWQSVKDIDDAITVKFEDIFKDNKFKGMYRIADYIGLSEDKTEKVINRMMNQKASSTTDYAIPHWTDWNQEMMDKFDRIAGGHMKNYYNY, via the coding sequence GTGAGTAGAAAAGAGGCTTTAAAAAGTAATTGGAAATATAAAATGGATAAAATTGGAATGAGATTAAGGCTGTTAGGACAGCAAGATTGGGGTCCTATAGATAAATTTTTTATTGTATCTACTGGGAGAACTGGGACTCATTTTTTTGCTAAATTTCTTAATGAATTTTCTTCAGTATATGCTATTCATGAACCACATCCTACATTTCTGCGTTTGGCTATTAGCTATGCCTGTGGGGAAATAACTGACTTAAAAGCGGTAAAAAAGGTTGAACGATGTAGAAGAGCTCTTTGTAGAGAAGTTAAAAGGAAAGATGCTGATATCTATGTTGAATCCAATAATAGATTATTTTCTTTGTTACCTGTGTTAAGAGAAGTTTTTGAAGATATTAAAGTAATTCATATAGTTAGAGATGGAAGAGATTATGTGCGGTCAGGTATGAGTAGAAACTGGTATACCAAAGAGGATGATGGTTCGAGATTAAGGGCTGTTTATTTTGAAGATGATAAATATCAGGATAAATGGGATGAGATGACAAGATTTGAAAAGGTATGCTGGGAATGGCAGAAAAAAGATAGTTTTATCTGGCAGAGTGTGAAAGATATTGATGATGCTATTACTGTAAAGTTTGAAGATATATTTAAAGACAATAAGTTTAAAGGAATGTACAGAATTGCTGATTATATAGGATTATCTGAAGATAAAACTGAAAAAGTAATTAATAGAATGATGAATCAGAAGGCAAGTTCAACAACAGATTATGCTATTCCTCACTGGACAGATTGGAATCAAGAAATGATGGATAAGTTTGATAGGATTGCTGGAGGACATATGAAGAATTATTATAATTACTAG
- a CDS encoding glycosyltransferase family 4 protein produces MKIALVHKQYTTHGGTERYMVNLSNFLAEEGHEVHVFTGSWDEEVANDEIIFHKTAYFGKKLGIDKYVFAKSAYKEVQKYDFDIIQTFSRTGFGDVIRIGGGCHEVYVDKMMELIDNPLYESIKRLESKLSLSEYLTKYYEAQDFKPGNYKKIVAISQTVKDQIMDVYQVPEKDIVINYNGVDVNQFKPENQEEYRDEIRTKHGFSDEDMVLLFVGTGFKRKGLKYVLQAMAQVDEVELLVVGKGKVNEFKKMAANLNVNERVEFVGASSNVEAYYAAGDVFVLPTIYEPFGSVVTEALASGLPAITSQAAGSAEVLEEGKDGFVLEPVDNVEQLSIYIKQLKDQSLRDEMSQAAREKALKYSEKRNHQNMLDIYANILEYKL; encoded by the coding sequence ATGAAGATAGCGTTAGTCCATAAACAGTATACTACTCACGGTGGTACTGAAAGATATATGGTTAATTTGTCGAATTTTTTAGCTGAAGAAGGTCATGAGGTACATGTCTTTACTGGAAGTTGGGATGAGGAAGTGGCTAATGATGAAATAATTTTTCATAAAACTGCTTATTTCGGTAAGAAATTAGGAATTGACAAGTATGTGTTTGCTAAGAGTGCCTACAAAGAAGTACAGAAATATGATTTTGATATTATTCAGACTTTTTCCCGGACAGGCTTTGGTGATGTAATTAGAATCGGCGGCGGCTGCCATGAGGTTTATGTTGATAAAATGATGGAATTAATTGATAATCCGCTGTATGAATCAATCAAAAGATTGGAATCTAAACTTTCTTTAAGTGAGTATTTAACTAAATATTATGAAGCTCAAGATTTTAAGCCGGGTAATTATAAGAAGATTGTAGCTATCTCTCAGACGGTTAAAGATCAGATTATGGATGTCTATCAGGTGCCAGAAAAAGATATAGTAATTAATTATAATGGCGTAGATGTTAATCAGTTTAAACCAGAAAATCAAGAAGAATATAGAGATGAAATAAGAACCAAGCATGGTTTTAGTGATGAAGATATGGTATTATTATTTGTGGGAACTGGATTTAAAAGAAAAGGTTTAAAGTATGTACTGCAGGCAATGGCTCAGGTGGATGAGGTTGAATTATTAGTAGTAGGCAAAGGAAAAGTTAATGAATTTAAGAAGATGGCTGCTAATTTAAATGTTAATGAAAGAGTAGAATTTGTTGGGGCTTCATCTAATGTAGAGGCTTATTATGCTGCTGGAGATGTTTTTGTGTTACCTACTATCTATGAGCCTTTTGGTTCAGTAGTTACTGAAGCTTTGGCTTCTGGATTGCCGGCAATTACTTCTCAGGCGGCCGGTTCAGCCGAGGTATTAGAGGAAGGGAAAGATGGTTTTGTGCTGGAACCAGTAGATAATGTAGAACAGTTAAGTATCTATATAAAGCAGTTAAAGGATCAGAGTTTAAGAGATGAAATGTCTCAAGCTGCTCGGGAGAAGGCATTAAAGTATAGCGAAAAAAGGAATCATCAAAATATGTTAGATATTTATGCAAATATTTTAGAATATAAGCTGTGA
- a CDS encoding sulfotransferase, protein MKQSKLSKLLSDIKKVPYRIDEIRMKAGLLGFQEWQGIDKYFIISTGRTGTKFFAKFLDEFSDIYSIHEPEPDSTLVRLAIDYARRKISKQNAIEKVEQIRRAMCKDVKRKKASSYIESNNRLFSLIPVLREVFEDIKIIHIVRDGRDYVRSGMSRDWYVEEDDAYRLQANYFEEDKYYNQWTNMTRFEKISWMWQKKDKFIYRSVKKADDSITVKFEDIFKDEDYKGLYRIAEYINLPENELKQMIDKMMNKRVNSTKEYAIPHWTEWNQKLRNKFDNIAGEHMKKYYNYNWNN, encoded by the coding sequence GTGAAGCAATCAAAACTATCTAAATTACTAAGTGATATAAAAAAAGTTCCATATAGAATAGATGAGATTAGAATGAAAGCTGGATTATTAGGGTTTCAGGAGTGGCAGGGAATAGATAAGTATTTCATTATATCAACTGGGAGAACTGGTACTAAATTTTTTGCTAAGTTTCTTGATGAATTTTCAGATATCTATTCGATTCACGAACCAGAACCTGATTCTACTTTGGTACGTCTGGCTATTGATTATGCTAGGAGAAAAATATCTAAACAAAATGCTATTGAAAAAGTGGAACAGATTAGAAGAGCGATGTGTAAAGATGTGAAAAGAAAAAAGGCAAGTAGTTATATTGAGTCCAATAACCGACTTTTTTCGTTAATACCTGTATTAAGGGAAGTTTTTGAAGATATTAAAATAATTCATATAGTTAGAGATGGAAGAGATTATGTGCGGTCAGGTATGAGTCGTGATTGGTATGTAGAAGAAGATGATGCTTATCGATTACAAGCTAATTACTTTGAGGAAGATAAATATTATAATCAGTGGACTAATATGACAAGGTTTGAAAAGATAAGTTGGATGTGGCAAAAAAAAGATAAATTTATTTATAGAAGTGTTAAAAAAGCTGATGATTCTATTACTGTAAAGTTTGAAGATATATTTAAGGATGAAGATTATAAGGGGTTATATAGAATTGCTGAGTATATTAATCTACCTGAAAATGAGTTGAAGCAGATGATAGATAAAATGATGAATAAAAGAGTAAATTCAACTAAAGAATATGCTATTCCCCATTGGACAGAATGGAATCAAAAGTTGAGAAATAAATTTGATAATATTGCTGGTGAGCATATGAAAAAGTATTATAATTATAATTGGAATAATTAA
- a CDS encoding lipopolysaccharide kinase InaA family protein → MRLNKKIRDNKTKVYYDDELKNNLVEKVLSCVNGQCSDDNFSLIDKSTGRRVFKLEFGNKSYYIKKYSYRKVSKRIKNLFRPSEAFRAFKKCKQLLAAEVSVVKPVLAITYRHDIWTVDSLFITEDFQGMNLRDYLAYEDYSLELKREIIKRLAEFWFELYQLKFLNGDPNIVNILIRFNQEKFELGLVDVDNIKKLPFIPWKMVIKNLIKFTAHTYSNLDGFGRDKLDYEDRMLFFKEFFSYFNHQEDIDELIDYINQKTVEKLIDWDKKELIISDKKLSDFYI, encoded by the coding sequence ATGAGGTTAAACAAAAAAATCAGGGATAATAAAACTAAAGTTTATTATGATGACGAATTAAAGAATAATCTGGTGGAGAAGGTATTAAGCTGTGTAAATGGTCAGTGCAGCGATGATAATTTTAGTTTAATAGATAAAAGTACTGGACGGAGAGTATTTAAACTGGAGTTTGGTAATAAAAGTTATTATATTAAAAAATATTCATATCGAAAAGTAAGTAAACGGATTAAAAATCTATTTAGACCATCTGAGGCGTTTAGAGCATTTAAAAAGTGCAAGCAGTTATTAGCAGCAGAGGTTTCGGTTGTTAAACCAGTGTTAGCAATTACATATCGGCATGATATCTGGACAGTTGATAGTCTATTTATTACGGAAGATTTTCAAGGAATGAATTTGCGTGATTATCTTGCTTATGAAGATTATAGTCTGGAATTAAAGAGAGAAATAATAAAAAGATTAGCTGAATTTTGGTTTGAGTTATATCAGCTTAAATTTTTGAATGGAGATCCTAATATTGTTAATATTTTAATTAGATTTAATCAAGAGAAGTTTGAACTCGGATTAGTTGATGTGGATAATATAAAGAAGTTACCCTTTATACCATGGAAAATGGTGATTAAGAATTTAATTAAGTTTACTGCTCATACATATTCGAATTTAGATGGTTTTGGAAGGGATAAGTTAGATTATGAAGATAGGATGTTATTTTTTAAAGAATTTTTTAGTTATTTTAATCATCAGGAGGATATAGATGAACTTATAGATTATATTAATCAGAAAACAGTAGAAAAACTTATTGATTGGGATAAAAAAGAGCTTATAATTAGTGATAAAAAGTTAAGTGATTTTTATATATAG